A genomic stretch from Solanum stenotomum isolate F172 chromosome 8, ASM1918654v1, whole genome shotgun sequence includes:
- the LOC125873054 gene encoding hyoscyamine 6-dioxygenase-like: MASLVSSWASQVNTVPERYVVPTEKRLNVNVPIGKDIPVIDLSHPNSAHIAEQIIKASQDYGVFQVINHGVPQELIGDVLKVCDEFFKLPIEDLEKYTEEEELSEFEPNLDQKPKLYIEKEYKPKKNGKNDKEVIFWKDTFAHCTHPTKEDRINSWPEKPAQYREVIGKYTEGVRKANLRILELMCEGLGLEKDYFANELSHIQYMAINLYPKCPDPTVTAGAVEHNDGGVINLLLQELGGLHVRRQKDGQWLAVEPIPGALVCINGMVLKVISNGKLESGIHRVATNSVRDRMSVGCLTSPACNGECIIEPAKALLSETNPPKYKPFSYTEYLKIFFTDTSEFEAALNPYKI, encoded by the exons ATGGCATCTCTGGTCTCTAGTTGGGCTTCACAAGTGAACACTGTGCCTGAAAGGTATGTGGTGCCTACAgagaaaagattgaatgtaAATGTCCCAATTGGTAAAGACATTCCAGTTATTGATTTGTCACATCCTAATTCTGCCCACATAGCTGAGCAAATCATCAAAGCTTCTCAAGACTATGGAGTTTTTCAG GTGATTAACCATGGAGTGCCACAAGAGTTGATTGGTGATGTCCTTAAAGTTTGTGATGAATTTTTCAAGTTGCCAATTGAGGACTTGGAAAAGTAtactgaagaagaagagttGAGTGAATTTGAGCCAAATCTTGACCAGAAACCAAAGCTTTATATTGAAAAGGAATATAAACCTAAGAAGAATGGCAAAAATGATAAAGAAGTTATTTTCTGGAAAGACACTTTTGCTCATTGTACTCATCCTACCAAAGAAGATAGAATTAATTCTTGGCCTGAAAAGCCAGCACAATATAG ggaaGTGATTGGAAAGTATACTGAGGGAGTGAGGAAGGCAAATTTGAGAATTTTGGAGCTAATGTGTGAAGGATTGGGACTTGAAAAGGACTACTTTGCAAATGAGCTGAGCCATATTCAGTATATGGCTATCAACCTTTACCCAAAATGCCCCGACCCGACTGTAACGGCTGGAGCCGTGGAACATAATGACGGCGGAGTCATCAACTTGCTTTTACAAGAATTGGGCGGCTTACATGTGCGCCGTCAAAAAGATGGACAGTGGCTTGCTGTTGAGCCTATTCCTGGTGCATTGGTTTGCATCAATGGCATGGTTTTGAAG GTGATAAGCAATGGGAAGTTAGAAAGTGGAATACATAGAGTGGCTACAAATTCAGTGAGAGATAGAATGTCTGTTGGATGTTTAACTAGTCCTGCTTGTAATGGAGAATGCATAATTGAACCAGCTAAAGCACTTTTAAGTGAAACTAATCCTCCTAAATACAAGCCATTTTCATACACTGAGTATTTGAAGATTTTCTTCACTGACACTTCTGAATTTGAAGCTGCACTCAAtccatacaaaatttaa